In Brachypodium distachyon strain Bd21 chromosome 2, Brachypodium_distachyon_v3.0, whole genome shotgun sequence, one genomic interval encodes:
- the LOC100828596 gene encoding zinc finger CCCH domain-containing protein 8 isoform X2: MSARGDPPKAPKDEESYPERPGEPDCPFFMKTRRCGFASKCKFNHPKEKVNVTVAGTGNKGSQISESSISPVKPSEPCPFFPKGKCKFGTNCKFSHAKDIEVPSSGHESKSTATVEAAGHNIAASDSVSAKKLTPVAQEHNSKGMPIRPGEVDCSFYIKTGSCMYGSTCRFNHPERHHPVLDFPLVAPLGQSILPTSSVVPVEMLNRATNFLPNFDFHATHVPIEPEPIAYPQRPGETVCDFYMKTGFCKFSEKCKFHHPVDRSASAPVASTEPRQKSVTLTLAGLPRREDAEVCSFYMKTGTCKFGVQCKFDHPPPEEAIAKVSKQGAAEEKGGKKEAAGLSYVLGN, encoded by the exons GCTCCGAAGGATGAGGAATCCTATCCTGAACGACCAGGGGAACCAGATTGTCCT TTTTTTATGAAGACTAGGAGGTGTGGGTTTGCATCTAAATGCAAGTTCAATCATCCTAAGGAAAAGGTTAATGTAACAGTGGCTGGAACAGGCAACAAA GGGTCACAAATTTCCGAAAGTTCCATCTCACCAGTGAAGCCTTCTGAGCCTTGTCCG TTTTTTCCAAAAGGGAAATGCAAATTTGGCACAAACTGTAAGTTCAGTCATGCAAAGGATATCGAGGTCCCTTCAAGTGGACATGAATCCAAAAGTACAGCAACTGTTGAAGCAGCTGGTCACAATATTGCAGCCAGTGATTCAGTTTCAGCAAAGAAGTTGACACCAGTTGCTCAGGAGCATAACTCAAAGGGGATGCCTATAAGACCA GGCGAAGTTGATTGCTCATTTTATATCAAGACTGGCAG CTGCATGTATGGTTCGACATGTAGGTTCAACCATCCTGAACGACATCATCCag TTTTGGATTTTCCACTAGTGGCTCCACTGGGTCAATCTATTCTTCCTACTTCATCTGTTGTCCCAGTTGAGATGCTAAATCGAGCTACCAATTTCCTTCCAAACTTTGATTTTCATGCGACACATGTGCCG ATTGAACCTGAGCCAATAGCCTACCCTCAGAGGCCGGGAGAAACTGTTTGTGAT TTCTACATGAAGACAGGATTTTGTAAGTTTTCTGAAAAATGCAAGTTTCATCATCCAGTTGATCGCTCTGCATCTGCTCCGGTTGCAAGCACGGAGCCCCGTCAGAAATCAGTGACTCTTACTCTTGCTGGCCTTCCGAGGAGAGAG GATGCGGAGGTCTGTTCCTTCTACATGAAGACCGGCACATGCAAATTCGGCGTGCAATGCAAGTTTGACCACCCACCCCCAGAGGAGGCTATCGCCAAGGTGTCGAAGCAGGGAGCCGCGGAGGAAAAAGGTGGGAAGAAGGAGGCCGCAGGGCTGAGCTACGTCCTGGGAAACTAG